Genomic window (Marinobacter fonticola):
CGAAGCCGGATTCCAATTGCCCAATTCGCCGGTGCTGCCGGTCACGTACACGCTCTGCCCCGTGACCGTAGTGCCATTCCGGCACTCAAAATTCACCGTTACCTGGCTGCCGGTCTCGTTGCCTGGGCCACCGGCATCACCGCCGCCATCGCAAGGCGCACCCACATGCAACGCCGCTGCCTGCATGGCGGGGACGTTCAGATTTATCTGCCCGCCCGACACGGTAATACAGGCACCGTCTCCCGCGACATTCTCGTAGCTGCCATCCGGCAGACCCGTGGCGAAGCTGCGATTAAGCGCGCCACCTTCGCGGTTGATCGCCACGAAGCCACGGTCGCCACGGCCAAAGGCAATCTGATCGTTGCCGTTGTCCCACCAATTGCTGACTCCGGTCCCCTCGGTTGCATTCCGGAAGGCCACCATGTTGGCGATGGAGGACCAGCGGTGTTCACAGATCCACGCGCCGCCACATTGGGCGGTGCCATTCTGATAGACCGGTGACGCCGGCGGTCCTTGGTCGCCGCCCGAAAACGCATAGCTGGACATCACCTTGGGATAGCCGTATGGCCAGGCCAGCATGAACACGTTGGCGAGGTTGTACAGCGCGCCGTCCTTGTAGGTGAGCACATTGCTACCACCGGCACCGTGGCCGCGCTGGTTATCGTGATTGTCGGTGAACACCACAGCCCGTTGGCTGCCGATAAAGCCCCAGTTCTCGCCAAACTGATTCAGGTTGCTGAGTTGCTGGTTCTTGAACACATCACCGATAGAGGCGCTGTAGCGAAACTCGGTCACGTCGGCCTGACCGGTGTACTCCGAAGCGCTGACCGCCTCGCCCCCCAGGTCGATTACTTCTTGAAAGGCATACAGATTGCCGTTCACCCGGCCGAGAATGCCGGCGATATCTCCCGGTGACATATGCTTGGCGGCGTCAATACGCACGCCCTTCACGCCCAGGTTGACCATGGTGTTGAGGTAGTCGGCGATGGTCTGCTGCACGTAGTTGTCGGCCGTATTCAAGTCCGGCAATCCCACCAACTGGCAATTGCGCACCCGCCAGGCATCGCCCGCATAGTCACCGCTGTTAATCGTGCAGGGACTGTGGAAATCCTGGCGGCTATACATCGGATAGCTCATGCTGCCGGCATCGTAAC
Coding sequences:
- a CDS encoding carbohydrate-binding module family 20 domain-containing protein → MKVINQGHALAAVASSLLLLGPASQAQAGAFVHLFEWSWNDVAEECESFLGPKGFSAVQVSPPQEHIQGSQWWTRYQPVSYQLLSRSGNAADFANMVSRCNAVGVDVYADAVINHTAAGSGTGTAGSGYDAGSMSYPMYSRQDFHSPCTINSGDYAGDAWRVRNCQLVGLPDLNTADNYVQQTIADYLNTMVNLGVKGVRIDAAKHMSPGDIAGILGRVNGNLYAFQEVIDLGGEAVSASEYTGQADVTEFRYSASIGDVFKNQQLSNLNQFGENWGFIGSQRAVVFTDNHDNQRGHGAGGSNVLTYKDGALYNLANVFMLAWPYGYPKVMSSYAFSGGDQGPPASPVYQNGTAQCGGAWICEHRWSSIANMVAFRNATEGTGVSNWWDNGNDQIAFGRGDRGFVAINREGGALNRSFATGLPDGSYENVAGDGACITVSGGQINLNVPAMQAAALHVGAPCDGGGDAGGPGNETGSQVTVNFECRNGTTVTGQSVYVTGSTGELGNWNPASAIMLSADNYPNWTGTVEIPPDTAAEWKCIKRSESDPDQQLVWQGGANNALAGQSAGSTVTASSSF